Genomic window (Salvelinus namaycush isolate Seneca chromosome 27, SaNama_1.0, whole genome shotgun sequence):
AGCAAGTAGCACAATAAGTATTCTCTTGACCGCAGTCCTCTGTAATTGTCCTGCTGGTGAGCAGCTGTTAAGTTAGAGACACTTCACTTGCCATAATCATGCAGGCATCTGGTGGGGCTTTTAGCAATAACATCAGCCTACAACTAGACACAAATAACAGTGTACTATGgtttcacagaataacacagtgcCCAATGAACTCATGAAAAGCTTTTAAAGCCATACTGGTCTACTTACTACCGACCGTATTTGCTTTGTATATCTCTTCCATGGGTGCTTTGAGTTGCTGTTCAATCCGTTTCCATAGCATTTTGTCTGTTGTGCTTTTGAAATGCTCTGGTTACCAAGCATTAAAGCAATGAAACTCTGTGAAAATCCATTATTGCATGAAAGGACTGAGCTCATGGAGAATGGAAGCCCGGGCATCATCACGGCTGCGGGTCAATATTTCCTTTGTGCCCAAGGCTCACAGCATTGTCTGCTCTGATACAATGGGTATACATCAGACATGTACTACTAATTGAGTTATATAAATAGTTTGTTCATTAACAGAGCTGTATGTGCTTATGATTGCAGACTGTTCTTACAGAATGGAGAAACATGCAAATGCCCAGGGACACAGAGATTGTGTTTCATATCATACACTGTATTGCATTACATGTTGTCTACCAATACCATTTAAACTAGGTGAAATGTCAAACCATAATGACagttattttcatcatattttCTTTCACGTCAAAAACATTACAGTTCTGAAAAGCAAATGCAGCCATCATGGTAATAAAGTCAACATATATCCCACAAATATCCCAATACAACTTCCGTCCCAAAAGACTTACATCACCACTACATTTCTGCAAGTTATAGGCGGATGCAATGTGcatggaccacacacacacacacacacaaacactctcaaAGCTAATCATAATTGTCATCAAAACAGATCCAGTCAAACAAAATGAAGGATCACAAAACAAATTCCCTAATGGGTCTACTCTATGCAACAACTTCCTTTCAACCAACCATCATGCAATGCTCTTGGGTTGTCCAAAAGGTATGAGCTATGGCATTGCGGCGTGCTATCAGTGAGTTAGCGGTTAGCCTGTGGTGCTAACTAGGGTAATGAAAATGTCTGTCATTCTTCCTGTGGAGTACTATTAACTGGAGTATTTCAGGCCGAGGCACAGGGCCAGTTCATTCTTCTGGATCTTTCCATCACCGTTCATATCACAGTGACCCAGGAGCAGCTTGCGGAACTTGTCCAGGTCCGTTCCACTAATGGTAGGCTATGTTGGGTATAAAGAAAGCATATTCAAACCATTAGTTCAAGACCAATCACCGTTCAAACCCTTCAGTCTAATACAGTTGGACCTACTGTTACCTTGACTCAATTCTCTTTGCTTCACCCATATAAATATAAAGTAACaaggtgtcagaagtgggatctgAACCAACGCCTCAATTCAGAGACCATAACTTACAATAATGCATAATCAATATAACCGCATCAGATATCTTAGTTAATACATACGTTTATATAAAATAACTACATTTGTAGAATAGGGTATAGCAAAACTTTTGTTTAAATTTTTTTACTTTGACCAGTTCCATCATGTCTTTGACAAAGCCGTCCACCTCCGGACCCTCCAAAGCACCCGTCTTACTCTGTAAACAAAAAAAATGGCTGACTTCAGAAAAAGCAATGAAAACTACCACCTGGTATGCCTTGGGAGATTATAAAGAGGACCTCATATCAATTCTGCTTAGAATtcagatgtttattttttttaaatgggacAATGTACTACATCACACATCCACAATCACGAAGCACAGAGGAGCATGGCACTGCAACAGGACCACCACTTCATTAAGTACTGTGAATACATCTTAGTACTGATCCAGTGGTGTAGCCAGGAATTCGTTGGTGGGTGGACCTGCAGAAATGTATAGCTAatttcatgctattctacacattttgccatgaggctgagatttttttttgctgttttaaaaggtaatttcctgcaattatacacattttgccatggggcagagaggaaaatgtgcagttttatagctcatctcatgctattctacatattttgcaaAAAGGCTGAGAGAAAATCTAGCATGTGTTGACTGTGATAAAGGCACTAGATGAGCTGTCTTGTTTGCCAAATGAACAAATGACAGGCAGTGCCATGGTGCATGTATCCACACAAGCACAGTGACATATTATGCCTCAATGCCGTAATATTCATGGCTTATTGGGCGTGTGGCTTTCAGTTAGTTATTTTTGGCAACCCCTTCCGTGAGCGTGAATGTCATTCAAGGTAATCTATTCTGTTATGTTTAAATCAAATCTGACTAACCCAGTGCACTGCTTGCTATGAATTCTATCTGATGGTGTTTGCATGTTTAGGTAAAAAGATAAGTTTTTTTTATGTTGCTCAATCTGAGTGGGTGGgcttggctccccagtgggtgggcacCCAGGCCCACCCGTGCCTATGCCCCTGTACTGATCCACTTTCAATCCAGCTGTGTATTCTCTCATTTATACTGATATTATATTTTATAATTAAGGCCAATGAAGCATCAGTAAAATCACAACAAGAACAATAAGAAGCATTGTAATTTCATGAAATATGCTTATCACAATAAACCGTACAATTCCAATTGAAGTTGAAGGCAATTATGTTGTGGCTAAACGTACTGTATAATGACTTACCATATCATAGTGAGCAAatatcttctcaaagtccctCTTCCGGTCCTCTTGACTGCAAGCCTGAAACAGAGTGGTACCACAACACCCACAATTTAGTTCCTCTAATTCAAGCCAGTGAGGACTACAGTAAGTATTTGAAGATGGAGTGTGAATTGACAACGTCTTATCTGACTGAAAGTTATCAGTGAAATTCATCAAACATTTTTATACTTACATTCATGTCAAACTTCAGCAAGAAGTTCTCTTTTAGAGCCAGGATTCTGGGAGAAGGAAAACAGTTGGACTCCGTGACTCACAAACAATTAGAAACACAGTAAGAGCCACCTAGCAATGTGGGGGATACAATTGCTTGATAATTAGTACCTGGCTAGGTCATTCAAATCCAGCCTGCCATCGTTGTTTTTGTCAAACATCTCCATCTGTTGGGAAAATGAACAGAATAAAGCATCAGAATCATTAGCCATTTTGTCAAAGCACATACACATTAGAATCAGAATCACCTTTCTTCGCcaagtacatttacacatacTCAGAATTTTACTTTGTGATCGTTTTACTTTGGGACATGTCATGTGTAACACTGTACAACAGTACTGAAGATAATCTAAATCAAATGATTCCTGTGTATTTCCCATGTTGTACACACCAAACTCAACAGGACATTGACATATAAAAaagtgctcacacacacaaactttcTCTCAGTCTCAGGTAATTAATTAATGGTCCACAATTAATGACAATGGTTAGACAGTGAAAATCACATCACTTTATCTGAATATCTTTAAAGAGCTGATCACCTTCCATCACAGTCTAGTACCATCCAATTACTAATTCTATTGAGGGGATTCATAGGCAAGATTATTACAGCCAATGACATGCTTCAATGATAAATAACTAATTTAGTGCACTCCTTATCTACACTGACTGGCATAGTAGCATTACAATAtaccctgagtgtacaaaatattaggaacaccttcctaatattgagttgcatccccttttgccctcagaacagcctcaattcgttggggcatggactctacaaggctgTCCaaagctggcccatgttgattccactgcttcacacagttgtgtcaagttggctagatggcctttgtgtggtggaccattcttgatacacgcaggaaactgttgagtgtgaaaaacccagcagtgttgaagttcttgacacactcaaaccggtgtgcctggcacctactaccataccctgttcaaaggcacttaaatattttgtcatgcccattcaccctttAAATGGTACACATACGCAACGTCTCaaattgtctcaaggcataaaaatccttctttaacctgtctcctcccctttctctacaccgattgaagtggatttaacaggtgacatcaataagggatcattgctttcagctgcattcacctggtcagtctatgttcctaatgttttgtacactcagtgtatagctcTACCAATCATCCTTTTAGAGAAAATAAACTTAAATTTCAAATCAGTTTAACATCCAAATTTAATTGCCCATTGAACAAGGTAGCATATACTCATTTGAGAGACAACAGTTCAATAGTCCTCAGATGGAGGCACAGAGTAAAGGAGCTGGGGATTGTTGTTACCATGGTGTTGGTGTACTCCTCCAGTTTGTTGGGGGAGATGGTCTTTTTGTGCTGGAGGAACAGGTCCTGCAGGAAACCCTGTTAGGAGGACACAGAGGAAGACAGCCGATGAGATAACCTGGGCCCATATTTATCAAGCGTCtcggagtaggagtgctgatctaggataggtacagttgaagtcggaagtttacatacacttaggttggagtcattaaaacttgtttttcaaccactccacaaatttcttgtaaacaaactatagctttggcaagtcggttatgagatctactttgtgcatgacacaagtcatttttccaacaattgtttacagattatttcacttaaaattcactatcaattccagtgggtcagaagtttacatacactaagttgactgtgcctttaaacagcttggaaaattccagaaaatgatgtcatggctttagaagcttctgataggctaattgacataatttgagtcaattggaggtgtgcctgtggatgtatttcaaggcctaccttcaaactcagtgcctctttgcttgacatcatgggaaaatcaaaagaaatctgtcaagacctcagaaaaaaattgtagaccttcacaagtctggttcatccttgggagcaatttcgaaacgcctgaaggtacaaattcgtctgtacaaaa
Coding sequences:
- the LOC120022109 gene encoding secretagogin-like, whose translation is MDSAFDNLDAAGFLHIWQHFDVDNNGYIEGKELDDSFRHMMKKLGMSDEITDDKVRRMKERFMSAYDTTADGRLQIQELATMMLPEEENFLLLFHRETPLDNSVEFMRIWRNYDTDSSGYISAIELKGFLQDLFLQHKKTISPNKLEEYTNTMMEMFDKNNDGRLDLNDLARILALKENFLLKFDMNACSQEDRKRDFEKIFAHYDMSKTGALEGPEVDGFVKDMMELVKPTISGTDLDKFRKLLLGHCDMNGDGKIQKNELALCLGLKYSS